In one window of Shewanella goraebulensis DNA:
- a CDS encoding thiol-disulfide oxidoreductase DCC family protein — MSKHIIIFDGVCNLCNGAVNFIIKRDHKDLFVFTPMQSKTAQKLISKHQLEDVGFDSFILIKDNEYLLRSDAALEVTKDLSGFWYLFWIFKLLPARFRDYFYRILAKNRYCLFGKKDACMLPTPAVKNKFLD, encoded by the coding sequence ATTTCAAAGCATATTATTATCTTCGATGGTGTATGTAACCTTTGCAATGGCGCTGTCAACTTCATCATCAAACGCGACCATAAAGATTTGTTTGTATTTACACCAATGCAGAGTAAAACAGCGCAAAAACTAATAAGCAAGCATCAACTTGAAGATGTCGGTTTTGATTCATTTATTTTGATAAAAGATAATGAATATTTACTGCGAAGTGATGCGGCTTTAGAAGTTACCAAAGACCTCTCCGGTTTTTGGTATTTATTCTGGATATTTAAACTATTACCCGCCAGATTCAGGGATTACTTTTATCGTATATTAGCTAAAAATCGCTACTGTCTTTTTGGCAAAAAGGACGCTTGCA
- a CDS encoding LysR family transcriptional regulator, with amino-acid sequence MSAHISFKQLNVFNAITQHKTLTAAAETLFVSKAAVSLSLAELEKQLGHPLFDRVNNRLILNQEGQKLLPLADELINRLSHINSVFNDNQEITGQLRIGSSDTVGNHLTPNILSAFRKQYQHSSQSLFVSNSAHICQKLLDFELDIALIEGIHHHPDIISIPFSHDQMCVISAPSHPLAMQSTVKLIELEQSQWVLREQGSGSRDCFMKNLSPHIQHWHQSVELNTTEALINSVAAGLGFGCLSNIAAKYALESQRVSKLNVDVDMPREFWILIHKDKYQSPLLKTFMEFCVDWGKEK; translated from the coding sequence ATGTCAGCACATATCTCGTTCAAACAGCTCAATGTTTTCAATGCGATTACTCAGCACAAAACGCTCACCGCTGCTGCTGAAACATTATTTGTCTCAAAAGCGGCTGTCAGTTTGTCGTTAGCCGAACTAGAAAAACAACTCGGTCACCCGTTATTTGACCGAGTAAATAACCGCTTAATCTTGAATCAAGAAGGACAGAAACTATTGCCGCTTGCAGATGAGTTAATTAACCGCTTATCACACATCAATAGCGTATTTAATGACAACCAAGAAATAACGGGACAACTACGGATCGGCAGCAGTGATACAGTAGGTAATCATTTAACGCCGAATATTCTCAGCGCTTTTAGAAAGCAATATCAGCACTCATCCCAAAGTTTGTTTGTATCTAATTCAGCCCATATCTGCCAAAAGCTATTAGATTTTGAGTTAGACATTGCCCTAATTGAAGGCATACACCATCACCCAGATATTATTTCTATCCCTTTTAGCCATGATCAAATGTGTGTGATTAGCGCCCCTTCTCACCCTTTAGCAATGCAAAGCACTGTTAAACTTATTGAACTTGAACAAAGCCAGTGGGTGCTTCGAGAACAAGGCTCGGGCTCACGAGACTGCTTTATGAAAAACTTATCACCTCATATTCAGCACTGGCACCAAAGCGTTGAGCTCAATACCACAGAAGCGTTAATTAACTCAGTCGCAGCTGGATTAGGATTTGGCTGCTTATCCAATATTGCAGCAAAGTACGCACTAGAGAGTCAGCGAGTTAGTAAACTGAATGTGGACGTTGATATGCCAAGAGAATTCTGGATATTGATCCACAAAGATAAATACCAAAGCCCTTTGCTAAAGACGTTCATGGAGTTTTGTGTGGATTGGGGAAAGGAGAAATAG
- a CDS encoding TDT family transporter, with protein MLQTAKVKLLAAPTPMAGLALGIASLGWSWESLADINGYGQWVSAIIASILLLVLAVKFLIHTHTLRDDLAHPVVGSVVPTFAMATMIVSSSLWHFSAFAGDALWLIGLGLHIVFLVSFLYHRAKAFELHHMVPSWFVPPVGIIVADVSFSGNPHLAFLAHMALVFGMFAYAIMLPMMIYRLMFTHEVPDAAKPTLAILAAPASLSLAGYLTVTAEPSPVIIALLFGIAVLMTTIIYLAFFKLLRLPFSPGYAAFTFPMVIGATALFKMVTWMESIGMADEYIQQVRLLAGIELAVATVVVSYVAIRYLNFYLQSQRLSV; from the coding sequence ATGTTACAAACCGCCAAAGTTAAATTACTGGCAGCACCCACCCCCATGGCAGGGCTTGCATTAGGCATTGCTAGTTTAGGCTGGAGTTGGGAAAGCCTTGCAGATATAAATGGCTACGGCCAATGGGTTAGTGCGATCATTGCCAGCATATTATTACTCGTTTTAGCGGTTAAGTTTTTGATCCACACACATACATTACGTGACGATTTAGCACATCCTGTAGTGGGTAGCGTAGTACCAACATTTGCTATGGCGACAATGATAGTATCGAGCTCACTCTGGCATTTTTCAGCATTTGCTGGAGATGCTTTATGGTTAATCGGTTTAGGGCTTCATATTGTATTTTTAGTGAGCTTTTTATATCACCGAGCTAAAGCTTTTGAGCTGCATCATATGGTACCAAGTTGGTTTGTGCCGCCTGTTGGGATAATAGTTGCTGATGTGTCGTTTTCAGGTAATCCGCATTTAGCCTTTTTAGCCCATATGGCATTGGTGTTTGGCATGTTTGCCTACGCGATTATGCTGCCTATGATGATCTATCGATTGATGTTCACCCATGAAGTCCCTGATGCAGCTAAGCCGACATTGGCAATTTTAGCCGCGCCAGCTAGCTTATCGCTTGCGGGATACTTAACAGTGACTGCTGAGCCTTCACCTGTGATTATTGCCTTGTTGTTCGGCATTGCAGTGTTAATGACCACGATTATTTATCTGGCATTTTTTAAGTTACTCAGATTACCGTTTAGCCCAGGCTATGCCGCCTTTACTTTTCCGATGGTGATTGGTGCTACAGCGTTATTTAAAATGGTTACTTGGATGGAAAGCATAGGTATGGCAGATGAGTATATTCAACAGGTGCGCTTACTGGCAGGAATTGAATTGGCTGTTGCAACGGTCGTAGTGAGCTATGTTGCCATAAGATACCTAAACTTTTACCTGCAGAGTCAAAGGTTAAGCGTTTAA
- a CDS encoding penicillin acylase family protein, with amino-acid sequence MPNLSDKLTTNAIASPVTIERDTLGTAIISASNRIDASYAMGYAHSQDRFFQMDLLRRNSAGELSEIFGKAALELDKSRRFHQLRKRAQRIYEQLPEQDRASLSAYAKGVNQALADQTVLSFEYLLTNSSPREWHETDSLLVIYSMYLDLQGNTIKRDMALTQLQQAFGNDMVDFLIQPSHHQAALDDSQITLYQGSIPELEEQILISAQIQEIEEPLEVGSNNWAVTGKLTESGRAMLSDDMHLSFAVPIIWYRAQLNYPDALKNNTMQQITGVSLPGAPAIVVGSNGKLAWGFTNSYIDTADWIEISSDTEIELEYEPIDLPEDQINYTVQVSKYGPVKTVAGINYALSWVGHTDYAVNMALLSLETVDSVEQAAALATRIGIPAQNMLLADNKGSAGWKIAGAVPSRNNPSDTAQSTTGYQMADWQQQQAVMPTVINPQNQRIWTANSRVLSTQEQLRFGDGGYALGARAAQIRDRLMAKDSFNEDDFYQLQLDNEARFLVPWQQYLLKVLSEQPEKFAEDIKLIANWGNCACADSVGYTLVRHFRTAIIDQTFAPIETELKQRDSSLSVVKRYLETPMWQLLEQKPASWLPKEHADWQAFSIAAYQTSIQSLLEQYSPKGKLADLRWGQVNQLKIQHPFSKQLPQLSRWLDMPIIEGFGDSFMPAVQGKSFGASQRFIVQPGAEQDAIMSIPGGQSGHPLSPYYRNGFEQYVKQQHTPLLPTEIEHTLVIKPLTDNQVKLTHTEMKAP; translated from the coding sequence ATGCCTAACTTGTCTGATAAATTAACCACCAATGCTATTGCATCGCCAGTGACCATTGAACGCGATACCTTAGGCACAGCCATTATTAGCGCCAGTAACCGTATTGATGCCTCCTACGCCATGGGCTATGCGCACAGCCAAGACCGTTTTTTTCAAATGGATTTACTGCGCCGAAACTCAGCTGGTGAATTATCTGAAATTTTCGGAAAAGCCGCATTAGAGCTTGATAAAAGCAGACGTTTTCATCAACTTCGTAAACGTGCCCAACGTATTTATGAACAACTGCCAGAGCAAGATAGAGCTTCTTTAAGCGCATATGCTAAAGGTGTAAACCAAGCTTTAGCAGATCAAACAGTGCTGTCATTTGAGTACCTGCTGACAAACTCCTCACCGCGCGAGTGGCATGAAACCGATAGTTTATTGGTTATTTACAGCATGTACTTAGATTTACAGGGCAACACCATAAAACGTGATATGGCATTAACCCAATTACAGCAAGCTTTTGGCAACGACATGGTCGACTTCTTAATCCAACCAAGTCATCACCAAGCAGCATTAGACGACAGTCAAATCACCTTATATCAAGGCAGTATCCCTGAACTCGAAGAGCAGATTTTAATTAGTGCCCAGATCCAAGAGATTGAAGAACCGCTTGAAGTTGGTAGTAATAACTGGGCGGTCACGGGCAAGTTAACTGAGTCTGGCCGAGCCATGTTATCTGATGACATGCACTTATCATTTGCTGTGCCGATCATTTGGTATCGGGCTCAGCTGAATTATCCTGATGCATTAAAAAACAACACAATGCAGCAAATCACTGGCGTGTCATTACCCGGTGCTCCAGCTATTGTTGTTGGCTCTAACGGTAAACTCGCTTGGGGCTTTACCAACAGCTATATCGATACCGCTGATTGGATAGAAATTAGCTCTGACACTGAAATAGAGTTGGAATACGAGCCTATCGACTTACCTGAAGACCAAATTAACTATACGGTTCAAGTATCAAAATATGGCCCAGTAAAAACCGTTGCAGGAATTAACTACGCATTATCATGGGTGGGTCATACAGATTACGCCGTCAACATGGCGCTATTATCATTAGAAACCGTCGACAGCGTAGAGCAAGCAGCAGCGCTTGCCACTCGAATAGGTATTCCTGCACAAAATATGTTGTTAGCAGACAATAAAGGTAGTGCGGGGTGGAAAATCGCAGGTGCAGTACCATCACGTAACAATCCATCAGATACAGCCCAATCAACTACTGGTTACCAAATGGCTGATTGGCAGCAACAGCAAGCCGTTATGCCTACAGTGATAAACCCTCAGAATCAACGAATTTGGACTGCTAACTCAAGAGTGCTATCCACACAGGAGCAATTACGATTCGGTGATGGTGGTTATGCCCTTGGCGCCAGAGCCGCTCAAATTCGTGACCGGTTAATGGCAAAAGACAGTTTTAATGAAGATGATTTTTACCAACTACAGCTAGATAACGAAGCGCGCTTTTTAGTCCCTTGGCAGCAATACTTACTTAAAGTATTGAGTGAACAGCCAGAAAAGTTCGCAGAAGATATTAAGCTAATTGCTAACTGGGGCAATTGTGCCTGTGCAGACTCTGTAGGTTACACCTTAGTCAGACATTTCAGAACCGCTATAATAGACCAAACCTTTGCACCAATTGAAACCGAACTTAAACAACGTGACAGCAGCTTATCGGTAGTAAAACGTTATTTAGAAACTCCTATGTGGCAATTACTTGAGCAAAAGCCGGCAAGTTGGTTACCTAAAGAGCATGCTGACTGGCAAGCATTTTCAATCGCGGCTTATCAAACTTCAATCCAAAGCTTACTTGAGCAATACAGCCCAAAAGGCAAGCTTGCTGATTTACGCTGGGGCCAAGTTAATCAGTTAAAAATCCAACATCCATTTTCAAAACAGCTGCCACAATTAAGTCGCTGGTTAGATATGCCAATAATCGAAGGCTTTGGTGATAGCTTTATGCCAGCAGTGCAAGGTAAATCCTTTGGCGCATCGCAGCGCTTTATTGTTCAGCCAGGGGCTGAACAGGACGCCATCATGTCGATACCTGGCGGACAATCGGGTCATCCACTATCGCCTTATTACCGTAATGGTTTTGAGCAGTACGTAAAGCAGCAACACACGCCGTTATTACCGACTGAAATAGAACACACATTAGTGATAAAACCGCTAACAGATAATCAAGTGAAGCTAACCCACACAGAAATGAAAGCACCTTAA
- a CDS encoding DUF2057 domain-containing protein — translation MNSKSLLIALALLITSPMSFAASILDLPNNVEVKMLNGKTYDGDDDIALTEGTNQIVFRYVVNYRDSGMQTQFNSNAVVLTFDANNDQYELELPSIRNKNAANKFNKQPAMTLTNSQDKSVSFKSDVLVKEGLQIGRDYPEEMAIYNQSQLAASVTAFAPVVTAPIAATPVIATTQATLVTETQVAPIPAVVVKPKTIAEDQAEISEMLDYWYNKANQDTKAKFKAKINQ, via the coding sequence ATGAACTCAAAATCTTTGCTCATCGCCCTCGCCTTGTTAATCACTTCTCCAATGTCATTTGCTGCCAGCATATTAGATCTTCCAAATAATGTTGAAGTAAAAATGCTCAATGGTAAAACTTACGATGGTGATGACGATATCGCGCTGACAGAAGGCACTAACCAAATCGTATTTCGATATGTGGTGAATTACCGCGACAGTGGTATGCAAACTCAATTTAATTCTAACGCCGTAGTGCTAACGTTCGATGCTAACAATGATCAATATGAACTTGAATTACCTAGTATACGCAATAAAAATGCAGCCAATAAATTCAATAAACAACCGGCCATGACGCTAACTAATAGCCAAGATAAATCAGTTAGCTTTAAAAGTGATGTGTTAGTAAAAGAAGGCTTACAAATAGGCCGAGACTATCCTGAAGAAATGGCTATTTATAACCAAAGCCAACTCGCTGCGTCTGTGACAGCTTTTGCACCAGTTGTAACGGCACCAATAGCCGCCACACCTGTAATAGCAACAACTCAAGCGACACTAGTGACTGAAACTCAAGTAGCTCCGATTCCAGCAGTGGTTGTAAAACCTAAAACTATCGCGGAAGATCAAGCCGAAATCAGCGAAATGCTCGATTACTGGTATAACAAAGCAAACCAAGACACCAAAGCAAAATTTAAGGCTAAAATTAATCAATAA
- a CDS encoding sulfotransferase family protein, with protein MNKVFIIGLPRTGTTSVSVALLEHGFKVAHIGLTKRAFEVADVVSDVPCFCDYPQLDKIFPDAKFVYIDRPVESWVSSIQMLLTKMAPNLADKTGTFHPILKRCFKQTFGDLTADDLLDEARLRQCYFSHQQAVLSYFAGRDDLLTIKLNEPNSLQTLLQFIGVSDDKINLHGTKDFPVLNVGTHVASWGEYKHPNKVNTNLAGPEHRKFFDYQQLGLQV; from the coding sequence ATGAATAAAGTATTTATTATTGGCTTGCCACGTACTGGCACAACTAGTGTCAGTGTTGCACTGCTTGAGCATGGATTTAAAGTGGCGCATATCGGATTAACTAAACGTGCTTTTGAAGTGGCAGATGTGGTGTCTGATGTGCCGTGTTTTTGCGATTACCCGCAATTAGACAAGATATTTCCTGATGCTAAATTTGTTTATATTGACCGCCCTGTCGAGTCTTGGGTCAGCTCAATACAAATGCTTCTAACAAAAATGGCACCCAACCTTGCTGACAAAACAGGTACCTTTCACCCAATCCTAAAACGTTGTTTTAAGCAGACATTTGGCGACTTAACTGCTGATGACTTATTGGATGAGGCTCGTTTAAGGCAATGTTATTTCAGCCACCAACAAGCAGTACTAAGTTATTTTGCAGGTAGAGATGATTTACTCACGATTAAGCTAAACGAACCCAATAGCTTGCAAACCTTATTGCAGTTTATCGGTGTAAGTGACGACAAAATTAACCTGCATGGTACAAAGGATTTCCCTGTACTTAATGTCGGGACTCATGTGGCTAGTTGGGGCGAGTATAAGCACCCAAATAAGGTGAATACCAATTTAGCAGGTCCTGAACATCGCAAATTTTTTGACTATCAACAATTAGGTTTACAGGTTTAA
- a CDS encoding peptidylprolyl isomerase, protein MARTAAALHILVKHRQQAEDLIKQLEKGAKFDVLAKKHSSCPSGKNGGNLGEFKKGQMVPQFDKVCFTGELIIPHLVKTKFGWHVIKVLYRT, encoded by the coding sequence ATGGCCAGAACAGCCGCAGCATTGCACATTTTAGTCAAACACAGACAACAAGCTGAAGATTTAATTAAACAACTTGAGAAAGGTGCAAAATTTGACGTGCTCGCTAAAAAACACTCTTCATGCCCATCAGGTAAAAATGGTGGTAACCTTGGCGAATTCAAAAAAGGCCAAATGGTGCCGCAGTTTGATAAAGTCTGTTTTACTGGTGAGCTTATCATCCCACACCTTGTAAAAACCAAATTCGGTTGGCATGTAATTAAAGTCTTATACCGTACCTAA
- a CDS encoding DsbA family protein, translating into MTDSARLIYVYDPMCSWCWGYRPTWLALQQQLTAQLPELIIEYRLGGLAPDSDVAMPKEMQQFLSQTWHKIASQLGTEFNYDFWQDCQPRRSTYPACRACLIAREYGLEQAMILAIQQAYYLQAKNPSDNDTLINAAVSIGIEQAAFTERLLSEEVNLDLISELEAVHQLPVRGFPSLVLKVNGKALGIPLDYLNPQTSLDAVVSALG; encoded by the coding sequence ATGACTGATTCTGCACGGCTAATTTATGTTTACGATCCTATGTGTAGCTGGTGTTGGGGTTATCGACCTACATGGCTTGCTTTACAGCAGCAATTAACCGCGCAATTGCCTGAGTTAATTATCGAGTATCGTCTCGGTGGATTAGCGCCAGATTCTGATGTAGCTATGCCAAAAGAAATGCAACAATTTTTGTCGCAAACATGGCATAAGATAGCGTCGCAGCTGGGCACTGAGTTTAACTATGATTTTTGGCAAGACTGTCAGCCTAGGCGCTCAACATATCCTGCGTGTCGTGCGTGTTTAATTGCTCGTGAATATGGGCTTGAACAAGCGATGATTTTAGCTATTCAGCAAGCCTATTACTTGCAAGCCAAGAACCCATCCGATAATGATACATTGATTAATGCAGCGGTAAGTATTGGTATTGAGCAAGCGGCGTTTACAGAACGGCTATTATCTGAAGAAGTTAATCTGGATTTGATATCAGAATTAGAGGCTGTGCACCAACTGCCTGTTCGAGGGTTTCCTTCACTGGTGCTTAAAGTGAATGGTAAAGCTTTAGGTATTCCACTTGATTACCTGAACCCGCAAACGAGTTTAGATGCCGTGGTGAGTGCTTTAGGTTAG
- a CDS encoding cytochrome c3 family protein, translated as MKYLAMIAALMFASSAFAVDCVDCHEAINVEEHAEMEANIETCNDCHSFADAHELDTDLHTPDLTITECADCHGVD; from the coding sequence ATGAAATATTTAGCTATGATTGCTGCACTTATGTTTGCAAGTTCTGCTTTTGCTGTTGATTGTGTTGATTGTCACGAAGCAATCAATGTTGAAGAACATGCTGAAATGGAAGCAAACATCGAAACGTGTAATGATTGTCACAGCTTTGCTGACGCTCACGAATTAGATACAGATCTACATACACCAGATCTAACAATCACTGAATGTGCTGATTGTCACGGTGTAGACTAA
- a CDS encoding SOS response-associated peptidase, translated as MCGRMEVLLDGMKGLLDQVFDEPLSIQTNLDLRPSDPVTTLSSSQGKLMATQQSWGIQPTWSKKLIINAQAETVADKTTFASAFSEHRCIIPCSAWFEWRDEGQTKKQKYRFSHAVDKPLFMAGIIYPEQQQLVTLTIVPNEKCAEYHHRMPLFIPSSAIDSWLNDKPQQLNPLMQALPDKWIKVSAV; from the coding sequence ATGTGCGGCAGAATGGAAGTGTTATTGGATGGAATGAAAGGCTTACTTGACCAAGTCTTTGATGAACCTTTAAGTATTCAAACAAACCTTGATTTAAGACCCTCTGACCCAGTTACTACCCTAAGCTCTTCACAAGGCAAGCTTATGGCCACTCAGCAAAGCTGGGGCATACAACCCACATGGTCTAAAAAACTCATCATTAACGCCCAAGCTGAAACCGTTGCCGACAAAACCACATTTGCTAGCGCCTTTAGTGAGCACCGCTGTATTATCCCTTGTAGTGCATGGTTCGAATGGCGAGATGAAGGTCAAACTAAAAAACAAAAGTACCGCTTTTCACATGCCGTCGATAAACCACTGTTTATGGCTGGCATCATATATCCAGAGCAGCAGCAATTGGTTACGCTAACGATTGTTCCCAATGAAAAATGCGCAGAATATCATCATCGCATGCCCCTGTTTATTCCTTCGAGCGCCATTGATAGTTGGCTTAATGACAAGCCTCAGCAGCTCAATCCATTAATGCAAGCTTTGCCTGATAAATGGATCAAGGTATCAGCAGTTTAA
- a CDS encoding acyl-CoA dehydrogenase: MSIRTTFKKVLPSISTTEQEALDAGDVWLEGSIYQGIPDFAALRDIPNATLSLDEQAFLDGPVQTLIEMVDDFDIQNGKHLPDDVLTFLKENKFFSLIIPKSYGGLEFSPYANSTIVATIAAKSSAVAVTVMVPNSLGPGELLMHYGLDSQRDFWLPRLANGLEIPCFALTSPEAGSDAGGIPDIGTVTMGEYEGKEVLGLSVTWDKRYITLAPIATVLGLAFKVEDPQGLLGGKEQLGITCALIPKAHPGVQLGNRHDPMGCRFYNGTTRGENVFIPMDFIIGGQEKIGRGWQMLVSCLGAGRGISLPALGVSVSQCSFKSSAEYAAVREQFGLSIGKFEGIQEKLADIAGKTYLQEAMRVLTTEGLGLGLKPSVVTAIAKYHMTELGRDILDSAMDIQAGKAIQRGPQNTLASGYVAQPIAITVEGANILTRNLMIFGQGVMRCHPHLQSMVESIHSDASDADKTFNRIFRQTIGYSVGNSLRAFKLGLLPFTAPAQSTLPEVVGYEKSVHKLASKLAVYADFSLLVLGGKLKQAEMLSARLGDVMSYLYAAMASIRFYEQKVSAGERSQAKPYFEYATRWSLCKAEEAILAFLENFPSAPTRQFMRLITMTYSGKMVKVNDDLVRELAEQAQLDTAFKKQLTHLIKPVAGDGNYINEQAYLAKMACLPLLSKVKKALKQRVFKAGVRFSITLDNALEAKVVSADEHKLLQDYNLKRERAIRVDEFDFDLNLISDKADLKIAN; the protein is encoded by the coding sequence ATGAGCATAAGAACAACATTTAAAAAAGTTTTGCCGAGTATTTCAACGACTGAACAAGAAGCGCTTGATGCGGGTGATGTTTGGTTAGAAGGCTCAATTTATCAAGGTATTCCAGACTTTGCTGCGCTGCGTGATATTCCTAATGCAACGTTATCACTTGATGAACAAGCTTTCTTAGATGGTCCTGTGCAAACATTGATTGAAATGGTCGATGATTTTGATATTCAAAATGGTAAGCACTTGCCAGATGATGTATTGACCTTCCTTAAAGAAAATAAATTCTTCTCGCTTATTATTCCTAAGTCATACGGTGGTTTAGAGTTTAGTCCTTATGCTAACTCTACTATTGTAGCGACCATTGCCGCTAAAAGTTCTGCTGTAGCTGTAACGGTTATGGTACCTAACTCACTAGGCCCTGGTGAGTTATTGATGCATTACGGTTTAGATAGCCAACGTGATTTTTGGTTACCACGTTTAGCCAATGGCTTAGAGATCCCATGTTTTGCCCTAACAAGCCCAGAAGCAGGTTCTGACGCTGGCGGTATTCCTGATATCGGTACAGTGACAATGGGTGAGTACGAAGGTAAAGAAGTACTAGGTTTATCGGTCACTTGGGATAAGCGTTACATTACTTTAGCGCCTATTGCGACCGTATTAGGTTTGGCATTTAAGGTTGAAGATCCACAAGGTTTACTGGGTGGTAAAGAGCAACTTGGTATCACTTGTGCGTTAATCCCTAAAGCTCACCCAGGTGTGCAATTGGGTAACCGTCATGATCCTATGGGCTGTCGTTTTTATAACGGTACGACTCGTGGCGAAAACGTGTTTATCCCAATGGACTTTATTATTGGTGGCCAAGAAAAAATTGGTCGTGGCTGGCAAATGCTAGTGAGCTGTCTTGGCGCAGGCCGTGGTATCTCACTTCCGGCATTAGGTGTGTCAGTGAGCCAATGCTCATTTAAATCTTCTGCTGAATATGCAGCGGTACGTGAGCAGTTTGGTTTATCGATTGGTAAGTTTGAAGGTATTCAAGAAAAGCTTGCTGATATTGCTGGTAAAACTTACCTGCAAGAAGCGATGCGTGTATTAACCACAGAAGGCTTAGGTCTTGGCTTAAAACCGTCGGTTGTCACTGCGATTGCAAAATATCATATGACTGAACTTGGTCGTGACATTTTAGATTCAGCAATGGATATCCAAGCGGGTAAAGCGATTCAACGCGGCCCACAAAATACCTTAGCGTCAGGTTATGTTGCTCAGCCAATTGCGATTACAGTTGAAGGCGCAAACATTCTTACCCGTAACTTGATGATTTTTGGTCAAGGAGTAATGCGTTGTCATCCACATTTACAAAGCATGGTTGAATCTATCCATAGCGACGCAAGTGATGCAGATAAAACCTTTAATCGCATCTTTAGACAAACCATTGGTTACAGTGTAGGTAACAGCTTACGTGCATTTAAATTAGGCCTTTTGCCATTTACTGCACCAGCTCAGTCTACATTGCCTGAAGTGGTCGGTTATGAGAAATCAGTTCATAAATTGGCTTCAAAACTGGCAGTTTATGCTGACTTCTCACTATTGGTACTAGGTGGCAAGCTTAAACAAGCTGAAATGCTGTCGGCACGTTTAGGTGATGTAATGAGTTACCTATACGCAGCCATGGCATCGATTCGTTTCTACGAGCAAAAAGTGTCAGCGGGTGAACGCAGCCAAGCTAAACCATACTTTGAATACGCAACACGTTGGTCTTTATGTAAAGCAGAAGAAGCTATATTGGCGTTTTTAGAGAACTTCCCATCTGCACCTACGCGTCAGTTCATGCGTTTAATCACCATGACTTACTCAGGTAAAATGGTCAAAGTAAATGACGACTTGGTACGTGAATTAGCCGAGCAAGCTCAGCTAGACACTGCATTTAAAAAGCAGTTAACTCACTTAATCAAGCCTGTTGCTGGTGATGGTAACTACATCAATGAGCAAGCTTATTTAGCTAAGATGGCGTGTTTACCACTGCTTTCTAAAGTCAAAAAAGCACTTAAACAGCGTGTATTTAAAGCGGGTGTTCGCTTCTCAATTACACTGGATAATGCACTAGAAGCAAAAGTTGTGAGTGCTGATGAGCACAAGTTGCTGCAAGACTATAACCTAAAGCGTGAACGTGCTATCCGCGTAGATGAGTTCGATTTTGATTTAAACTTAATTTCAGATAAAGCCGATTTAAAAATTGCTAATTAA
- a CDS encoding TM2 domain-containing protein, with translation MSEVQTAEAPVQISEKGFVPTLLLCFFLGSLGVHRFYTGKIGTGILMLLTLGGLGIWTLIDFIMIAVGSFKDSEGNAIKAS, from the coding sequence ATGTCAGAAGTTCAAACTGCTGAAGCGCCAGTACAAATCAGCGAAAAAGGTTTCGTACCAACTTTACTATTATGTTTCTTTTTAGGTTCATTAGGTGTTCATCGTTTTTACACAGGTAAAATTGGTACTGGCATATTAATGTTACTGACATTAGGTGGCTTAGGTATATGGACACTTATCGACTTCATTATGATTGCAGTTGGTAGCTTTAAAGATTCTGAAGGTAACGCGATTAAAGCGTCGTAA
- a CDS encoding NINE protein: MTESVKSDKNYAIAVILSGIFGIFGIHHFYCGRILHGFFDLTLAIVGITLLQFEDVTLTLIGAGLIFIDVIHTVVVTFMLLVGSYRDGKGKLIAYPGQKI; encoded by the coding sequence GTGACTGAATCTGTCAAATCTGACAAAAATTATGCAATTGCAGTTATTTTATCGGGAATTTTCGGGATTTTCGGAATTCACCATTTCTATTGTGGCCGAATTTTGCATGGTTTTTTTGATTTAACACTAGCCATTGTTGGCATTACGTTATTGCAGTTTGAAGACGTTACGCTCACCCTGATCGGTGCAGGTCTTATTTTTATTGATGTCATTCACACAGTTGTGGTGACATTTATGCTTCTCGTTGGAAGCTACAGAGATGGAAAAGGCAAATTAATTGCTTATCCGGGACAAAAAATATAA